TAACTATTGGATGGAACCATTTTCATCCCAAGTTTGTGACCCGGCGGGTCATGTATGTTTAGTTTAACATACGTCAATCAACATAATTCCACACGATAATCTAAATACCCTAAAAAAGGAACCCCCTAGGATTCCTTTGTGTCACTTATCATTTAATTGCACTGTTTTTTTATTCCCAGTTATTTTTCATTTCTTGAATTCTCTTAGCCTGTTCTTCAGGGGTCAAGTCTTCAATATGAGTCGCAATCCACCAAATATTACCTGAAATGTCTTTTACTCCACCGTATCTTTCACCTGCGTGCTTCATATCAGTTGGGGGCATGATCGGTTCTGCTCCATTTTGAAGTGCTTTTTCGTAAATGGCATCACAGTCTGGAACGTAGAGATAAATGGATGCCGGCATTGACCCATATTTCTCCATAGGCTCACCTGCCATAATGATAGAATCTCCAATAATCATCTCAGCATGCATAATGGTTCCGTTTGGTCTGTCAAGTTTATACTTTAATTTTCCGCCAAATACTGTTTCTATGAAGTCTATTAACTGTGCCACATTGTCAACCATTAAGTAAGGATTGACTGTTTTCATTCCTTCGGGCTGATGGTTTACCCTTTTTATTGAGTTCATTCTCAGTTTCCTCCCGTTTTAAATGATATTAAAACTTGCATATATTCAAACATATGCTTCTGTTACTTCTACAAATTAAAGGAATATCCTTTTTCTTTTTCCTTACGGTTTCCTCCGTCACGGAAGCCGGGCAAGAAGGCGCCACTAACGGCTACAATCCTCGTTATCACGGACGCGCCCTTCGTACAAGGTGCGCGTCGCTTTTGTGGCAGGAACGGGAAAACTCATCCACTTGCAACTGAATCCCTGCAACATGAACGGGATGAAAGACTTCTTTTTATTTGTCAAAGAAGTGCAAACCATGTTACCGCTCCAAACGATACTGGAAGCGGAGGTGCTTGCCTGACCGACGGCGGCATCAGGTCAATGGCGCCGCCCGTTTACCGCTGGCCTTCCTGTCGATCCAGCAAATAGAACATATAATCGGTCGGGACCCCGGCATACCCTTGCTGCCTCAGCATCGCGGTCACATTGCCCCGATGATACGTCCCGTGGTTGACCACATGCCGCAGAATGTCGGAGAAATGCGTATCGAGACGGCCAAACTGCGGATGCTCGATCGTCATC
The genomic region above belongs to Pueribacillus theae and contains:
- a CDS encoding VOC family protein is translated as MNSIKRVNHQPEGMKTVNPYLMVDNVAQLIDFIETVFGGKLKYKLDRPNGTIMHAEMIIGDSIIMAGEPMEKYGSMPASIYLYVPDCDAIYEKALQNGAEPIMPPTDMKHAGERYGGVKDISGNIWWIATHIEDLTPEEQAKRIQEMKNNWE